A region from the Streptomyces lydicus genome encodes:
- the melC2 gene encoding tyrosinase MelC2, whose translation MAVRKNQADLTATEKRNFVDAVLELKRSGRYDEFISTHNAFIIGDTDDGERTGHRSPSFLPWHRRFLLQFEEALQSVTPSVTLPYWDWTVDRTPRSSLWADDFLGGDGRTGDGRVASGAFAFSNGKWSMNIRVDGRTFLRRSLGTGVRELPTRAEVDRVLAMSTYDAAPWNSSSEGFRNNIEGWRGPNLHNRVHVWVGGQMTTGASPNDPVFWLHHCFIDKLWADWQRLHPKSGYLPTGNTPDVVDLHDTMKPWNDITPADLLDHTKFYTYA comes from the coding sequence ATGGCAGTCCGGAAGAACCAGGCGGATCTCACCGCCACCGAAAAGCGGAACTTCGTCGACGCGGTGCTGGAGCTCAAGCGCAGCGGCCGCTATGACGAGTTCATCAGCACCCACAACGCCTTCATCATCGGCGACACCGACGACGGAGAACGGACCGGCCACCGGTCCCCCTCATTCCTCCCCTGGCACCGTAGGTTCCTGCTGCAGTTCGAAGAAGCCCTGCAGAGCGTCACCCCGTCGGTCACCCTGCCTTACTGGGACTGGACCGTCGACCGCACACCCCGCAGCTCCCTGTGGGCTGACGACTTCCTCGGCGGTGACGGGCGCACTGGTGACGGCCGGGTGGCTTCGGGGGCGTTCGCCTTCAGCAACGGCAAGTGGTCGATGAACATACGCGTTGACGGCCGGACGTTCCTGCGCCGCTCGCTCGGCACCGGGGTCCGCGAACTGCCGACCCGGGCCGAAGTGGACCGCGTACTCGCCATGTCCACCTACGACGCCGCCCCCTGGAACAGCTCCTCCGAGGGCTTCCGCAACAACATCGAGGGCTGGCGCGGCCCGAACCTGCACAACCGCGTGCACGTCTGGGTCGGCGGGCAGATGACCACGGGTGCCTCGCCCAACGATCCCGTCTTCTGGCTGCACCACTGTTTCATCGACAAGCTGTGGGCCGACTGGCAGCGGCTGCATCCCAAGTCGGGGTATCTGCCGACCGGCAACACACCCGACGTCGTCGACCTCCACGACACGATGAAGCCGTGGAACGACATCACACCGGCCGATTTGCTGGATCACACCAAGTTCTACACGTATGCATGA
- a CDS encoding DUF6303 family protein produces MSAEFPVPQTEPVGPQAEVPDPQAELPGPEPEPTARGHLTRAQLTRPPGDARWEIAVVLYGVPADEWPSTELPGPHVPTLTARGQALARLGYAQTGPGSHYWEWAECQDGDHDPVRLMAHTEVRPVGPDPSTPLR; encoded by the coding sequence GTGAGTGCCGAATTTCCCGTCCCGCAGACCGAGCCCGTCGGCCCGCAGGCCGAGGTTCCCGACCCACAGGCCGAGCTGCCCGGCCCCGAACCCGAGCCGACGGCCCGCGGACACCTCACCCGAGCACAGCTGACCCGGCCGCCCGGCGACGCACGCTGGGAGATCGCTGTGGTCCTGTACGGCGTCCCCGCCGACGAGTGGCCCTCCACGGAGCTCCCCGGCCCGCACGTGCCGACTCTCACCGCACGCGGGCAGGCGCTCGCACGCCTGGGTTACGCCCAGACCGGACCTGGCTCCCACTACTGGGAGTGGGCCGAGTGCCAGGACGGCGACCACGACCCCGTACGGCTGATGGCGCACACCGAAGTCCGGCCCGTCGGCCCGGACCCGTCCACTCCCCTTCGGTGA
- a CDS encoding PRC-barrel domain containing protein produces the protein MKNIWAYPADVDYQGQEPLTGFTVETPDGTLGQVERQMNEPGRQHLIVDTSVWVFGKSLLVPAGIVRSVDTAAKTVTVTHARDEIKAAPRFAFDSQTAEVGYLTEVGRYYAALGEPATL, from the coding sequence ATGAAGAACATCTGGGCGTACCCGGCAGACGTTGACTACCAGGGTCAGGAGCCGTTGACGGGGTTCACCGTGGAGACGCCTGACGGGACGTTGGGGCAAGTGGAGCGTCAGATGAACGAGCCGGGCAGGCAGCATCTCATCGTCGACACCAGCGTGTGGGTCTTCGGCAAGAGCCTCCTGGTTCCCGCCGGCATCGTTCGCTCCGTCGACACGGCCGCCAAAACGGTAACGGTCACCCATGCCAGGGACGAGATCAAGGCCGCCCCCCGCTTTGCCTTTGACAGCCAGACCGCCGAAGTCGGCTACCTCACCGAAGTCGGCAGGTACTACGCCGCACTCGGAGAGCCCGCCACGCTGTGA
- a CDS encoding amidase family protein: MVKRSVVAALAAALATGSLLTGPTGPTGAVSPASRVGSASPLGSAGPMGSAGPTGSAGAPNARAVATGAGVVAGGSPPSAGVPPMPGVDLDTVTIPELQDRMAHGSLTPSALTTAYLRRIKAINPKIHAVLRTDPTALRQAAASDARHRHGGTRGPLDGIPVLLKDNVNTRDMPTTAGSSALAGIRPDTDAPLVTRLRAAGAVILGKTNLSEWANFRAAKPTSGWSAVGGQTHNPYVLDRNPCGSSSGSAAALAASLSQVAIGTETDGSIVCPAGMNGVVGHKPSHGLVSQAGVVPISAEQDTAGPMARNVTDAALTLSVLSGGETSHPDGTSFPGGTSRPAGGTSLPGGRRGTLGPVRPHGSPALLGSPALLGSPDPRGEPTHRGSLRGKRIGLWRLPSLGPEVDAVMTRTAEKLRTAGAEVVEVTPPYQQRLAELEFPALYSEFHRDIDAYLATRHGPRNLAALIDFHRTHPEERTCFAGQELFERALVAPPTTDPAYRAKRAELKDLSRRSIDETLNAHHLDAIAAPTNPPAWTTDCARGDNDVIPSSTPAAVAGYPSLSVPAGFVNKLPVGLLLMAGDHQDAGLLSLGAMVQYRLDAWRAPGYLQSVGPDASRRRAG; the protein is encoded by the coding sequence ATGGTGAAGAGGAGCGTTGTTGCCGCACTGGCCGCCGCCCTGGCGACGGGGTCTCTTTTGACGGGTCCGACGGGTCCGACGGGTGCGGTGAGTCCGGCGAGTCGGGTGGGTTCGGCGAGTCCGCTGGGCTCTGCGGGTCCGATGGGGTCGGCGGGTCCGACGGGTTCGGCGGGTGCGCCGAATGCGCGCGCGGTAGCCACTGGAGCCGGCGTCGTCGCCGGCGGTTCGCCGCCGTCGGCCGGCGTGCCCCCGATGCCGGGAGTCGATCTCGACACCGTGACGATCCCGGAGTTGCAGGACCGCATGGCGCACGGTTCGCTCACGCCCTCGGCGCTGACCACCGCCTACCTGCGGCGGATCAAGGCCATCAACCCCAAGATCCACGCTGTGCTGCGCACCGACCCGACGGCCCTGCGCCAGGCGGCCGCCAGCGATGCCAGGCACCGGCACGGCGGCACCCGCGGCCCGCTGGACGGCATCCCCGTTCTGCTCAAGGACAACGTCAACACCCGCGACATGCCGACCACGGCCGGGTCGTCGGCGCTGGCCGGGATCCGGCCGGACACCGATGCCCCGCTGGTGACCCGGCTGCGGGCCGCGGGGGCGGTGATCCTCGGCAAGACCAATCTGTCCGAGTGGGCGAACTTCCGGGCGGCGAAGCCGACATCGGGGTGGTCGGCGGTGGGCGGACAGACCCATAACCCGTATGTGCTGGACCGGAATCCGTGCGGGTCGTCCTCCGGATCGGCTGCCGCGCTCGCCGCCTCGTTGTCGCAGGTGGCGATCGGTACCGAGACGGACGGCTCCATCGTGTGCCCGGCCGGGATGAACGGGGTGGTCGGCCACAAACCCAGCCACGGACTGGTCAGCCAGGCCGGCGTGGTGCCGATCTCCGCCGAACAGGACACCGCGGGACCCATGGCCCGCAATGTGACCGATGCCGCGCTCACCCTTTCCGTCCTCAGTGGCGGTGAAACCTCGCACCCTGACGGAACCTCGTTTCCTGGTGGCACTTCGCGTCCTGCCGGTGGCACCTCGCTCCCCGGCGGTCGCCGCGGCACCCTCGGTCCCGTCAGGCCCCACGGCTCCCCGGCTCTCCTCGGCTCCCCGGCTCTCCTCGGCTCCCCGGACCCCCGCGGCGAGCCGACGCACCGTGGCAGTCTGCGCGGTAAGCGGATCGGTCTCTGGCGGCTGCCCTCGCTCGGGCCGGAGGTGGACGCCGTGATGACCCGCACGGCGGAGAAACTGCGTACGGCGGGGGCCGAGGTCGTGGAGGTGACCCCTCCGTATCAGCAGCGTCTCGCCGAACTCGAATTCCCGGCCCTGTACAGCGAGTTCCACCGGGACATCGACGCCTATCTCGCCACTCGCCACGGCCCCCGGAACCTCGCCGCACTGATCGATTTCCACCGCACCCACCCGGAAGAGCGGACCTGCTTCGCCGGTCAGGAACTGTTCGAGCGGGCCCTCGTCGCGCCTCCCACCACCGACCCCGCATACCGCGCCAAGCGCGCCGAGTTGAAGGACCTTTCCCGGCGTTCCATCGACGAGACCCTGAACGCCCACCACCTGGACGCCATCGCCGCGCCGACGAACCCGCCCGCCTGGACGACCGACTGTGCCCGCGGCGACAACGATGTGATCCCGTCCTCGACCCCCGCCGCCGTCGCCGGCTACCCGTCGTTGTCGGTGCCCGCCGGGTTCGTGAACAAGCTGCCCGTCGGCCTGCTCCTGATGGCCGGCGACCATCAGGACGCCGGACTCCTCTCGCTGGGTGCCATGGTGCAGTACCGACTGGACGCCTGGCGGGCACCGGGCTACCTGCAGTCGGTGGGGCCCGACGCCTCCCGGCGAAGGGCCGGGTGA
- the melC1 gene encoding apotyrosinase chaperone MelC1, which translates to MSRPTRRQVLHGSAAALAGAALAAPVALADTAVARPVGGHGHPAGDGNPGNAGSNGHPGGHEMPEPFNEMYQGRHIEGWPADEQTPEHGSHGSSGRRTDASAGPHDGMDMDFVVRIDNDDLHVMRNADGTWISLVNHYETFTTPHTLARAAVRELQGAELVPVVTG; encoded by the coding sequence ATGTCGCGTCCCACCCGACGCCAGGTGCTGCACGGTAGCGCCGCGGCCCTTGCCGGAGCGGCGCTCGCCGCACCGGTTGCCCTTGCCGACACCGCCGTCGCCCGCCCCGTCGGCGGCCACGGGCACCCAGCGGGCGACGGAAACCCGGGGAACGCGGGGAGCAATGGACACCCCGGGGGGCACGAAATGCCTGAGCCCTTCAACGAGATGTACCAGGGCCGACACATCGAGGGCTGGCCGGCGGACGAGCAGACCCCGGAGCACGGAAGCCATGGGAGCAGTGGACGCCGTACGGATGCCTCTGCCGGGCCGCACGACGGCATGGACATGGACTTCGTCGTCCGCATCGACAACGACGACCTCCATGTGATGCGGAACGCGGACGGTACCTGGATCAGCCTGGTGAACCACTACGAGACGTTCACCACGCCACACACCCTGGCGCGCGCCGCCGTGCGTGAACTTCAGGGCGCCGAGCTGGTCCCGGTCGTCACCGGCTGA